The segment AAATTTTAGAACTCTCTCGTCCCACTTTAAATACATATATTGAGCAGTTTGAAAAAGGGGAAAAGATATCTAATAATCTATATCAACACATCTTTACTGAGATTTTTCTTAAAGAGTGGAAAGATAGATTGGAGATTATAGATAGGATAAAAGAATTAAAAACTTCCTTTAATATAAAAGATGTAAATATGGATGAAGAGTATTGTAGTGAAAATTTAGAGTTAATAGATTCTATAAAAGAAAAAATGTATAGAGATATGAAAGGAGCAAAGGAGGTACTACCTCTATACAAATTTATAAATAGCGTTCTCTATAATTATAATGGAGATACTGGACTTACTGGTTATATTGACTATAACTTATATCTAAATAGTTTAAAAAATATAGATGAGATTGAAGAAAATGAGAAAATTCTAATTTCTAACATATACCCTATTATGTCAAATCATGTAAAAAATAATTTAGAATTTAATGAGGAAGGATATTCACTTTTTCTTAAAAGGGTAAAAGAGATTCAAAAGTTTAGAGAAGAGGAGAGCCTTAGAATAGAGGAGGAGTTTAGAAAGAAGATAAGAGAGGAGCTTAAACTAAAATTAGATTTAGGAAAAGTGATTGATGATGATAAAATAGATGAGATATTAAAAAAAATAAAGTTTTAATATAAATCTTACTTTGTAATTTACTTTTTTTTATACTCCATGCTATAATAGTTAAAATAAAATTGATTGCATAAATCTAGGAGGATATAAATATGAAAAATTGCATTTTAATTGGAGTAGCAGGAGGTAGTGGTAGTGGAAAAACAACTGTTGCTAATAATTTAGTTAAAGCTTTTCAATCTGAAGTTGCCACTCTACTTGAACAAGATGCCTATTATAGAGAACTAACTAATATGACTATAGAAGAAAAGGCAAAGGTAAATTTTGATCACCCTGATTCAATAGAGTTTGAATTATTAAAAAAACATATAGAAGTTTTAAAAAATGGTGAAGCTATTGAAAGACCTATTTATGATTTTACTACTCATTCAAGAAAAGAGGGAACTGTAAAAATCAACCCATCAAAAATAATTGTAGTTGAAGGAATACTGATATTTGCTGTTCCTGAAATCAGAGAACTTTTTGATGTTAAAATATTTGTTGATACAGATACTGACGAGATGATTTTAAGAAGAATAGAAAGAGATATGAATGAGAGAGGTAGAAGTTTTGAGTCTGTAAAAAACCAATACCTTACTACTGTAAAACCTATGTACTTAGAATTCTGTGAACCAAGCAAACGTTATGCAGATATTATCATTCCTAGAGGTGGAGAAAATAAGATTGCTATTGATATGCTAGTTAGTAACTTAAAAAGATATATAGAAGAAAAATAAAAATTAAATGGCTGAAATAAAAATCAGCCATTTTTTAATATTATTTATTTAACCCCTAATATCTCATAAATATCTTTTCCAGTCACTTTATCAAAGTAATCTTTAATCTCTAGAATCTTTTTCCATTTTTTAGTTGTATATTCATTGACACCATATCTCAATGCCACATCTACAAATCTAGTTTCTAACAAACAAAATCTATCTGGAAGAGCTAAGCTATCACACATTTGTATCAATTTATCGTAATCATCATACTCTGCCTCATCTATTATTTTTTTAGCTAAAAGATAATCCTCTTCAGAAACATCCCATTTACCAACTGATGTTTTTATATCTTTCAACATAAATCCATGAGAAATAGCAGTTTGAGCTAATTTATTCCAACCCTTTGACATACAATATTTATATCCCTCAATCATATGTTTCTCTTGCACAATCCCTATTCTACGTCCAATATCATGTAGCAACCCTACAAGATACGCTTTTTCACTATCTAAGTGAGGGCAATGCTCAGCAATTTTTTTACAAGCAAGTCCTGCATTCTTAGAATGTCCAATCCACCTACCCGGATTCAACTTTCCTGCCTCTGCTAACTCTTTTTCTCCCTCTTCAATAGTTGGATAGTATAAGATTTTATCAACTTTATTTTCAATTAAAAAGTTTAATAACTCATAACCACAATGGTTTAAGTGAATACCATCAGTTGTATATTTAGGTGATATTAAATCTTTTTCTAAAAAATTATCGTAAATATCAAAAAAATCTTTTGTGTATAATTCCTTTAATTTTTTATTTAAAAGTAGCGATCCTCTATTTACTCTAATATCATCAGTTGGAAGCATGCTTATCAACAATATCTTTTTAAATTTTTTTCTCATTTCATCTACACATTTTTTATAATAATCTAAAGTATACTCTATCTCATACCCACATAAAATATCATTAACTCCAACCATTAATATTCCTAGGTCTCCATCTAAATTTTCAAGTTCTTCCAATTGCCAAAAAACGTCTCTAGTTCTATAACCTGCTTGTCCATAATTTATATATGAAAGTTTTTTATTCCATTCAACAATACTATCTCCTAATATAATAACTTTTTTCATAAATATCACCTCATTATAATTTAATTTATTATATCATTTTTTTGGATTTAATAGATAGTGGTTGTGTGTTTTTTTGTTGGATGAATAAAATTTTATATTTATAATAATTATCGGACTTAAATATTTTGTTTCCATTCTATACCAAATTATAGTATAATTTAGGTATAACAATAAATGTGAGGTGCAAAATTATGGATCAAAGAATTATAAAATTAGCAAAGAACTTAATTAATCATTCTTGTAGATTAAAAGAAGGAGAAAAAGTTTTAATAGAGGCTTATGGGGATACTACTAGAGATTTAACAAAAGCTCTTGTAAAAGAAGCATATTCTGTAGGAGCTCTTCCATTTGTTACTATAAAAGATAACTCTGTTTTAAGAACAATTTTAAATGATTGCTCTGTTGAACAATTACAACATATGGCAAAATATGAACTTGAAAGAATGAAAGATATGGATGCATATATTGGTATCAGAGGAGGAGATAACTCAACTGAACTTTCTGATGTAGCTGATGAAAAGATGAAGCTATACTCTCAATACTTTATGAATCCAGTACATATGGCTGAAAGAGTAAATAACACTAAATGGGTTATTTTAAGATACCCTAACAACTCTATGGCTCAACTTGCTAATACATCACTTGAAGCTTTTGAAGACTTCTATTTCGATGTTTGTTGTTTAGATTACTCAAAAATGGAAAAAGCTATGGATTCACTATGTGATCTTTTAAGCAAAACTGATAAAGTAAGAATCAAAGGTGTTGGAACTGATTTAACTTTCTCTATAAAAGGTATACCAAATGTAAAATGTTTTGGACTTAGAAATATCCCAGATGGAGAGGTTTACACTGCTCCAGTAAGAGAAAGTATAAACGGAATTATCTCTTATAATACTCCATCAAACTATCAAGGATTTACATTTGAAAATATAACTTTTGAATTTAAAGATGGTAAAATTGTAAAAGCTACTGCTAACAACACTGAAAAAATCAATCAAATCTTAGACAGTGACGAGGGTGCTAGATATATAGGTGAGTTTGCTATCGGTGTAAATCCTTATGTATTAAAACCTATGAAAGATACTTTATTTGATGAAAAAATAGCTGGAAGTATTCATCTTACTCCAGGACAAGCTTATAAACAAGCTAACAATGGAAACAAATCAAGTGTTCACTGGGATCTTGTACTTATCCAAAGAGAAGAATGGGGTGGAGGAGAGATCTGGTTTGATGATAAACTTGTAAGAAAAGATGGAATTTTTGTTTTAGATGAATTAAAAGGATTAAATCCTGAAAATCTAAAATAATTTAGGAGGAAATATGAATATTCTTATGGCACTTTCTCAGCTTGAAGTAACTGGAGCAGAGGTATATGGAGTTATTTTAGCTGATGAACTTATAAATAGAGGAAACAAAGTTATGATTGTTTCAGATACTCTTACTAAAAAGTGCAAAGCTGAATATATAAAATTAGAATTTAATAAGAGAGGACTTGGAAATAGAATCAATCAAGTTAAAACTCTTTTAAAAATTATAAGAGAAAATGATATTCAAGTGGTTCATGCTCACTCAAGGGCATCTTCTTGGAGTTCTGCCATAGCTTGTAAAATAGCTGGAATACCTCTTATTACCTCTACTCATGGTAGACAACCAGTACATCTAAGCAGAAAGGTCTTTAAAGCATTTGGTGACTTAACAATCCCTGTTTGTGAAAATATACAAACTCATCTTATTAATGATTTAGGGGTTAAACCTGATAGAAGTATAGTTCTAAGAAATCCTATTGACACTTCATTATATAGTTTTGAACCTAAAGAGGATAAAAAGAACAAGAAAATTATATCTATCATTGGAAGATTATCTGGACCTAAAGGAGATGTAGCTTACTCACTACTTGAAGTTCTCTCTACTATGGAAAATTTTCATATTAGAATAATAGGGGGAAAGGATATACCAGAAAAGTTTATTAAATTTAAAAATCTTGAAAATATTGAGTTTTTAGGTTATGTAAATGATGTCCCTAATAAAATTAAAGAATCTGATATTATAATTGGAGCTGGAAGAGTAGCTGTTGAAGCTATTCTTTCAGGTCGTCCAGTTATAGCTGTTGGAGAGGCTAAATATATTGGTTGTATCACTCCTAATAATTTAAATGAAGGATTCAAATCGAATTTTGGAGATATTGATTTTTCAAGCCAAATTATTATAGATAGCAAGAGTTTAACTTCTAATATTGAAACTGCTTTGAATTTAACTGATGAAAATCTATTAAATTTAAAAGAAATGACAACAGATGAGTTTGACTTATATAAAATAGTTGATAAAATCGAAAAGATATATAGCAAAACTTATGTAGAAAAGAAGAAATATGAGATTCCTGTTATAATGTATCACAGAGTTGTAAATGATGAGAGTGAAGCTGGAGTTCACGGAACCTATATAACTGCTAAAAAGTTTGATGAGCATATGAGATTTTTAAAGGAAAATGGATATAAAACTATTACCTTTAAAGAACTTAAAAAATTAAACTGGAGAAATCGTTTTAACAAAGAAAAAAAACTTATTATGCTTACATTTGACGATGGATATGAAGATAATTATAAAATTGCATTTCCTATCTTGAAAAAATACGATTTTCATTGTATTATATATTTAGTATCTCACCTTAATTTCAATAGATGGGATGTAGAAGTACCTAACAATCCAGAAAAAAAATTCACATTGATGACTTTAGATATGATAAAAGAGATGCAAGAGTATGGAATAGAGTTTGGTGGACATACAATGACACATCCAAAACTTGCTCATATACCTCTTGAAGAAGCTAGAAAAGAGATTTTAACTTCTAAAGCTACTTTAGAGGAAAAACTTGGAGAGAAATTAACCTCTTTTGCATATCCATATGGTGATCTAAATGAAGATGTGAAAAATATTGTTAAAGAATCTGGGTATGACTTTGCTGTAGCTACAGATTCTGGAGATATCTCCTTTGCTGAAGATCTATTCCAAATAAGAAGAATAGGGATATTTCCAACTAATAATATGTTAAATTTTAGAAGGAAAGTAAAAGGAAATTATAATTTTATAAAAATAAAAAGAGAAAAGAGACATTCTAACTCTTAATCTTATCGGGAGGATTTTTTATGAAAAAAATCATTTTAACTTTAGCTGCTCTTGCTATATGTTCAACTGCAACTTTAGCTCAAGAGAATAAATTTAGTGTTGGTATGGGTGTTGGAACTACTAACCACTTTTATCACGGAGATGAAATAACTTTCCCAACTCCATTCTTTGATGTAAGATATGATAACTTCTTCATAACTGGAGCAAACATCGGATATGATGTTTACAACGAAGATAGTGTTACTCTATCTCTATTTGTTAATCCATTTGATGGATTCCCTATTAAAGCTAGTAAATTGGATCATGAATATGATTCAATAGATGAAAGAAAAACTCAAATAGCTCTTGGGGCAATTGCTGCTTATGACCTACCAGCTTATGATATGACTGCATTAGTTTCATTCTCTGGTGGAGAAAGAGGATTTAAAGGAGAAGCTAGTTTAGTTAAACCTTACAACTTTGGTAGCTTTACTTTAATACCATCAGTTTCAGCTACTTTCTACTCTGAAGATTACACTGACTACTATTTTGGTATTGATAGTGATGAACGTGGTGGAAAAATTAAAGATTCTTACTCACCAAGCAGTGCTTACTCTTTAGGAATAAACCTTGCTGCTGAATACTATCTAACTGAGAAGATTACTCTTCTTGCATTCCTATCTGCTGATAAATTCTCATCAGAAATTGGAGATTCTCCTATCATAGATAATAGCACTCTATTAAAAATGGGAGTTGGAGCTAAATACTCATTCTAGTTTTATAAAAACATTGAAAAGAAGTAGTAAATTTGCTACTTCTTTTTTTATTTAGGTTAATTTTTTCTAAAATATCCATTATTATTATATTTTTTACTTTTTTTTCATATATACATCTTGACGAATCACAGTTTATGTGATAATAAAATAACGGGAGGCTTAGAACTATCATATAATAACATCTAAATTTTTACAGATTATTATACTTTTTATTAAATAAAAAATAATTAAGGAGTTAAATAGAAATGATACTTGCGAAAAAAGTTAGAATTTATCCAACTAAAGAGCAAGAACAAAAATTATGGCAATCTGTAGGAACTGCAAGATTTGTCTATAACTATACTCTTGCAAAGCAGGAAGAAAATTATAAAAATGGTGGAAAATTTATTAACGATGGAACTATCAGAAAAGAATTAACTCAATTAAAAAAGTCTGAACTAACTTGGCTAAACCAAGTATCAAATAATGTTGCTAAACAAGCTGTAAAAGATGCTTGCAATGCCTATAAAAGTTTTTTTAAAGGCTTAACTAGCAAGCCAAAATTTAAGAACAAAAAGAAAAATAAGCCTAGTTTTTATAATGACCCTATAAAATTAAAAATTAAAGAGAAAAAAGTTTTACTTGAAAAAGTAGGGTGGGTAAAAATAAATGAACAAATACCTATTAAAATTAAATATAATAATCCTAGAGTTACTTATGATAATAAGTATTGGTATCTCTCTGTAGGGGTAGAAGTTAATAAAAAAGAAGAAGAATTAACAGATATCTCATTAGGTATAGATTTAGGATTAAAGGACTTAGCTATTTGTTCAGATGGAAAAATTTTTAAAAATATTAATAAAACTAAAAAAGTTAAAAAATTAGAAAAAAAATTAAAGCAGAAACAAAGACAAATTAGTAGAAAATATGAAATAAATAAAATTAAAAAAGAAGGGGGTGTACGTTGTCAATTTATCAAAACTAATAATATAGAAAAATTAGAAAATACAACAAAACTAATACATAGAAAATTAAGCAATATAAGAAATAACTATATTCATCAGGTTACAACAAGTATAGTGAAAACCAAACCATACAGAATTGTAATAGAAGATTTGAATGTTTCTGGAATGATGAAAAATAAACATTTGTCTGATTCAGTAAGAAAACAATGTTTTAATAAATTTAGACAATATATAACCTATAAAACAGAATTAAATGGAATTGAATTAATAGTAGCAGATAGATTTTATCCATCATCAAAAACTTGTAGTATTTGTGGTTCTATCAAACATGATTTGAAATTGAAAGATAGAATTTACAAGTGTCAACATTGTGGAGCGATAATTGATAGAGATTATAATGCTTCATTAAATTTATCTATGTATAAATTAGCATAGTTTCACAAACAAGAAAATGCTAATATGTAGGGTGCGTTGTATCCGAATTTAAGCCTTTGGAGAGTCATATCAAACGAAAGTAGCTACGGTAAAATCGGATTCTGCGAAGAAGGAAATAAACAAATTTCTATATTTTTATAGATTTTTGGCAACGGTAGGTTTTTATGGATTTTATTATTATCACAAATAACAACAAGGTTTTTAATTTCTATAAAGAAACAAATCAAGTTTTCTATTTTCAAAAATTAGATTTTTTAGAAATCTTAAACAAGGTAAGGGAGGAAATTTATCAAGGGCGTAAACTTCTTTCAGACCCTATTATGTACAATCTTGAAAATGTTGAAAACCCTTTTAAGTCTATTGCTCTTTCTAAAGAGACTTGTGACGATGAAGATCAAAAAAGATTGATTGATAGTGTTATTGGAATTGCTAAAAAAATTCCTAGTAGAAAAGATTTTTCAGAATTTGATGATATGACTCTTGAGGGATTTAGATTTGTAGATTTGAACATACTTAGAGATGGAATAAAAGATTTCAGCCTTTAATCATTAGGAGGTTTCTATGGTACAGTTTTATTTTAAAAGAATTGTTGAAAAAATAAAATTTAACTTTGTTCCAATCTATGATATCAAAGATAATTCAATTTATGGCTATAAAATTATAAAAGATTTTACTGCTATTGGTTTTGATGATAAAGAGGTTATGTACCAACTTGCTTTTGAAGAAGATATATTTGAAACTTTAATTCTTAAAATTTTAGAAAAGTCTTATCAACTTGCTATTGAAAAAGGATATGGAAATAAAAAATTATTCTTTACTATAAGATTGAACTATATTTTAGATTGGGGATTGTTTTTAGAGAGAGTTCATACTCTTACTAGCTCTCTTAAATTAGCTGAAGAGAATCTATTTTTTGACATAAAAGGTGTTAAAAATTGGGATAAATTATATTATGAAGTAAATAATTGTAATTTTAATTTTAAAAAAATTTATAAAGAGGATAAAGATACCCCTCTTAATTTAAACAATATCTCTACTTGTAACCCAGAACTATTAGAGTTAAAAGATATTGATGCTTTTTTAGTTATAAAAGAGTTTTTAAATACAGATGTTAAATTTGTTTTTAAAAGAGATAATAATCCTAATTTATCTTTAGATGAGTTAAAAGAATTGGGATTTAATTACTACTATACTAATGGTAAGAGTAAAATAAAATAATAAAAAATTCGAAAAACAGTTGAAAGGATTGATTTCTATAATATGGAAATTGATCCTTTTTTATTTTTTGGTAAATTTTGACCATACTTTTGGTAAACCTCTTTTCTATAATTTTGTTATCAAGAAAAAGCAAATAAAAATAGAGGTGAAGAAAATGGAAAACAACAGATTTATGGTAGTAAAATTAAGAGAGAGAAGAGATATAGAGGGGATATCTTTATTTCATTATGTAACAAATGGAATTAATTCTGAAAAAGATACTTTACGTAATTTGGTATTCAAATTTAAAGGAGAAACTTTATCAAGTGAGTTATTTAGAGAGTTTTTAGCTGAGAAAATATCTCAATATTTACCATTAATTCTTGGTTGCAAAAAAGAAGATTTAGTGTTATTATGTGTTCCTACTTCTAAAAAATCTACTGTTGAAACTAGATATAAGGGATTTTGTGATAAACTAAATTCTATGGGATTAAAAGCTGATTATACAACTTTATATCTAAATGAAGATGTAACAACAAAACATACAAGCTATTATGGTTTTAATAGCAATAGCAATTCTAAAACATTCAGTGAGTGTTTAAGAGCAAATAGAGAGAATTTAAAAGATTTAAAAGGAAAAAAAGTTGTAATTTTTGATGATGTTATCACAATGGGAAATAATATTAGAAATTGCCACGACATATTAAAAAGCAATGGAATAGACTCTATATTTCTAACTATGGGAAGAACATATAATGAAACATATGAACTTAGAGAAACTTCTGCAACTATATATACATATGGTGGTGGAATAAAAGGGTTAATGGAAAATTTAATTAACTTTCCAAACTCATCAAGAAAAACTGCAATTTAATTTATAGATAGGAGAAAAGAAAATGTATACAAAAGAAGAGATGATAATATTTTCAATACTTTATTCAGAAGTGATATTAGGAAAATTTGTTAGACAAAAATATGATTCAGAGTTGTTATATTTACTACTTAAAACTTCTATAGCTGAGAATATGAGTGTATTTAATGATATGGAAAAAACTTCAGTTTTAGAGAAAGCAGGGAGAGAGTATATAAAAACTTATCCTAAAAAAGATTTGGGAAAAAGAATGGAGATAATAGAAAATCTATTTTCAAATTTTGATTATGATGGATATATGAAAAAAGCTAAAAAAGAACTATCTTTAGCAGAGGAAAACAATATAAATATAGTTACTCTATTAGATAAAAATTATCCTAAAAATCTAAAGGAATTATCTGTTCCACCATTTGTTCTTTACTATAAAGGTTATCTTCCTCAAGATAGAGAATTAGAAAGATCTTTAGCAATAATAGGTACAAGAACACCAGATAAAAAGTATGGAAATAGAATTGCCAAAAATTTAGGAGAGATACTTTTAAATAGAGGTTGGTGGAATATAAGTGGATTGGCAACTGGGTGTGATGAATACGGGCATATAGGTAGCTTAGGGGCAACAGGAGCTATCTTAGGTCAAGGGTTAGCCACAGATCTATTTCCAGAGAAAAATAGAGACTTAGCAAAGAAAATAATAGAAAATAATGGTTTCTTAATGTCAGAGTTGCCACCTAGTACTAAAAGTATAAATATATATTTTGTGTTAAGAAATAGACTTCAATCTGGATTGACAAAGGGGATATTTGTAGTGGAAACTTCTGATAACTCTGGAACTCTGCATACAGTAAAATATTCATTGGAGCAAGGTAGGGAAACATATGTGCTAGATGTTAGAGAGGTAGCAGATTTAAGAGGGGAAGAGGTAGTTAGAGGAAATATAAAGCTTTTAGATGAAAGGGAAAAGATAGCTGGAAATGTAACAATTTCTAAAAAATTAAAGGAAAAAATTATAGGGATAAAGAAGTTAAGAGATTTTGAAAATATTTTGATGAGTAAAGAAAAAAGTTTAGATATAAATATCCCTGTGGAGAGCAATAAAGTTCAAGAAAAGCTATGGTAATAGATACTCTTATATGAAAGGAAGTGTATTTATGGTAAAAGTATGTCAATATTGTGGTGAAGAGTATTATGAGGTAAAGAATATTCCTCTATATATTCCAGAAACTATAAGGGAGATAATGAGATTTCAACCAAGATGCAGTTGCCTAAAAATTATAGAGGAAGAGAAAAAAAAGAAGATAGAGTATGAGAAAAAGAGAGAACTTATTAGAAAAAAGGTAAAAAAATATAGAGATATATCATTGATAGATGCAAAATTTTTAAAAAGTCGTTTTGAAAATGATAGATATGGAGAAAATTATCTAAAATTTTCAAAACGTTATGCTAAGAGAATTTTAGATGAAGAGACATTTAATAAAGGAATAATTTTTGTTGGTAAATCGGGAACTGGTAAAACTTTTGCTAGTTCCTGTATAGCTAACTATCTTATGGAAAATGGAAAAAGTGTATTAGTTATAAATTTTGGACTCTATTTAAACAAAATTAAAAGAGAGTGGGCAGAGGCTGAAAATGATATTTTAAATTCTGTAAAATTATGTGATTTATTAATAATAGATAATTTTGGCAGTGAAAGAAATACTGAATTTGCCATTGAGAAAGCTTTTTTATTAATAGATACTAGATATAGAAGTGAAAAGCCTATGATTATAACGAGTAATCTTAATCTATTTCAATTAGAGGAAAAATTTACAGCAAAAATAAGAAGTAGAATAGAGGAGATGTGTTATCTTATTAAGGTAAATTCAAAGGATAAAAGAAAAGATGCAAATAGTATGTTTTTTAAATATATAGCATAACTTAAAAAAGAGCTTTAAAGCTCTTTTTTTTAAACCTTGTTTTAGATGGTCGGCTCCTTATACCCCTATTTTTTAACTTTACTCGAATTAGAGGTATTTTAAATCTCAAAAATTGAGGAGCATTTTTTAATCACTTGTTTTAATAATTAGTACTCTTTCTATTTTCTTCCCTTTTGCTCGTACAACTTTTTTCTAAAAAGTGTAATTTAATGAGCATCTGTCCCTTTAGTTATAAGGAGCTATTAAATTTTGACCTGTTATTTTTTAAAAATTTAGGTCTTGGAATTTAAGTTCCATACTTATATGATAACATCGACAAGATATTTTTGTCAATATATTATAATAAATTTTTATAATTTTAAGGTATAAAGAAACTATTTGTCAAAAGAATATTTTAAAAAAAGGTAAATATTCAATTTCTTTTTGGTAAATCTCCCTGATATAATCAAATCATCAAATAACAAATAATCTAAACTTCGTTGGAATACTGGTTTTATATAGACAAGGAGGGTTATATGGAACTTTATATTTCAAGAAATGGAGCAAAAATATCAAAAGTCAAAGAGAGTTTTCGTGTAAAAAGTGATGAACAAGAATATATTTTATCTTCGGAAAAAATTAAAAGCATTATTTTAGAAAGTGAATGTTCACTTACTTCAGGAGTTATAAGACTAGCATTTGAAAAAGATATTCCAATAATTATTACTGATATTTACGGAAATATTATGGGGCAATTTTATAAGAGCAATGGAACAAAAAATGGTAAATTAAAAAAAGAGCAATACAAATTTTTTTCTAGTGATAATGGAATGGAAATTGCTAAAGAATGGGTAATAGAAAAAATTTTAAATCAAAAAATTCATTTGGAAAAACTATTAAAAAGAAGAAAAAAATCTACAGAGGCTTTATCAATTTTTAATAATTATTTTAAAAAAATTGAAGAAAACAAAGGAAATACTGATAAAAATAGAGATATGATAATGGGGTTTGAGGGTATTACTAGCAGAATATATTTTAGAACAATTTCAGAAATAATGGAAAAAAAATGGAAATTTGAAAAAAGAGAACATCAAAATGCAAAAGAGCCATATAATATTGTTTTAAATTATATGTTTGGAATACTTTATAGAAAACTTGAAACTTTACTTCTTCAAGAGGGGTTTGATACAACTGTTGGAATATTGCATACAGAGGGAAACAATAAATTGCCTCTATTATATGACTTTATTGAAAAATATAGAATACTTGCTTTAGAAGGAGTTTTTGATCTATTTAATTCTAAAGAAATAAAAGATAGCTTTTTTGAGGGGGAAACATCAAAAAAATTAACAACAGAGGGAAAATATGTAATTAGCAGTTATTTTAATAATATTTTTAGCTCTGGAAGGGAGTATAGAGGAAAAAAATATATTATAGATGATATTATAAAATTTGAACTAAAAAAATTAAAAAATGTGATTTTGGAGGTGCAAATATGAATTATATATTAACTTATGATATAAGTAACAACAAAATAAGAAAGAGAGTTTCAGACTTACTTATAGATAAAGGATTTATAAGGGTACAACGTTCTGTTTTCATAGGAGAAATTTTCGGAAATAAAATTCAAGCTATTTTAGAAGAGATAAATATTCAGCTTAAAACAGATACAGATAGTTTATTATGTATGCCAATAAATAAAGAGGAGTATTTAAGAAGTTATAAATATGGTTGTATACCAAATTATAATCTATACAAAGAAGATGTACTTTATATATAATTTAGGGTTTATTAAAATTATTTAATAGATAGGTAAGGTTAAATTAGGAGAGTCTACATACTAGCAAACTCTCCTATTTTTTATTAACTCTTATTACTTATAAGATGATAATGTAGGCATACTTCCTTTATTTGAATTTCTTTTAACATATGCTCCATCACTAAAATCCAATTTATTTTCTTTATTTAGAATAATTCTTAATTCTTTTAATTGAGGATTATTTTCTAAATATTTATTTTTAATTTCTTCAAGATAGATATTTTTATTTCCCATTTTTTTATTAGGCGTAAATGATGAAAAATTATATCTATTTTCTTCAAATAACTCAAAAGAATCTATACTTATTTTGCAACTACC is part of the uncultured Fusobacterium sp. genome and harbors:
- a CDS encoding ATP-binding protein, with product MVKVCQYCGEEYYEVKNIPLYIPETIREIMRFQPRCSCLKIIEEEKKKKIEYEKKRELIRKKVKKYRDISLIDAKFLKSRFENDRYGENYLKFSKRYAKRILDEETFNKGIIFVGKSGTGKTFASSCIANYLMENGKSVLVINFGLYLNKIKREWAEAENDILNSVKLCDLLIIDNFGSERNTEFAIEKAFLLIDTRYRSEKPMIITSNLNLFQLEEKFTAKIRSRIEEMCYLIKVNSKDKRKDANSMFFKYIA
- the cas2 gene encoding CRISPR-associated endonuclease Cas2, which translates into the protein MNYILTYDISNNKIRKRVSDLLIDKGFIRVQRSVFIGEIFGNKIQAILEEINIQLKTDTDSLLCMPINKEEYLRSYKYGCIPNYNLYKEDVLYI
- a CDS encoding transposase, which gives rise to MILAKKVRIYPTKEQEQKLWQSVGTARFVYNYTLAKQEENYKNGGKFINDGTIRKELTQLKKSELTWLNQVSNNVAKQAVKDACNAYKSFFKGLTSKPKFKNKKKNKPSFYNDPIKLKIKEKKVLLEKVGWVKINEQIPIKIKYNNPRVTYDNKYWYLSVGVEVNKKEEELTDISLGIDLGLKDLAICSDGKIFKNINKTKKVKKLEKKLKQKQRQISRKYEINKIKKEGGVRCQFIKTNNIEKLENTTKLIHRKLSNIRNNYIHQVTTSIVKTKPYRIVIEDLNVSGMMKNKHLSDSVRKQCFNKFRQYITYKTELNGIELIVADRFYPSSKTCSICGSIKHDLKLKDRIYKCQHCGAIIDRDYNASLNLSMYKLA
- a CDS encoding GrdX family protein, encoding MDFIIITNNNKVFNFYKETNQVFYFQKLDFLEILNKVREEIYQGRKLLSDPIMYNLENVENPFKSIALSKETCDDEDQKRLIDSVIGIAKKIPSRKDFSEFDDMTLEGFRFVDLNILRDGIKDFSL
- the cas1 gene encoding CRISPR-associated endonuclease Cas1, producing MELYISRNGAKISKVKESFRVKSDEQEYILSSEKIKSIILESECSLTSGVIRLAFEKDIPIIITDIYGNIMGQFYKSNGTKNGKLKKEQYKFFSSDNGMEIAKEWVIEKILNQKIHLEKLLKRRKKSTEALSIFNNYFKKIEENKGNTDKNRDMIMGFEGITSRIYFRTISEIMEKKWKFEKREHQNAKEPYNIVLNYMFGILYRKLETLLLQEGFDTTVGILHTEGNNKLPLLYDFIEKYRILALEGVFDLFNSKEIKDSFFEGETSKKLTTEGKYVISSYFNNIFSSGREYRGKKYIIDDIIKFELKKLKNVILEVQI
- a CDS encoding DNA-processing protein DprA translates to MYTKEEMIIFSILYSEVILGKFVRQKYDSELLYLLLKTSIAENMSVFNDMEKTSVLEKAGREYIKTYPKKDLGKRMEIIENLFSNFDYDGYMKKAKKELSLAEENNINIVTLLDKNYPKNLKELSVPPFVLYYKGYLPQDRELERSLAIIGTRTPDKKYGNRIAKNLGEILLNRGWWNISGLATGCDEYGHIGSLGATGAILGQGLATDLFPEKNRDLAKKIIENNGFLMSELPPSTKSINIYFVLRNRLQSGLTKGIFVVETSDNSGTLHTVKYSLEQGRETYVLDVREVADLRGEEVVRGNIKLLDEREKIAGNVTISKKLKEKIIGIKKLRDFENILMSKEKSLDINIPVESNKVQEKLW